In Elaeis guineensis isolate ETL-2024a chromosome 1, EG11, whole genome shotgun sequence, a genomic segment contains:
- the LOC105032425 gene encoding arabinogalactan O-methyltransferase 1-like, which translates to MPLKNLIFVLFIIFSTISLLTVFKFTNISSPPILLPSPLLSNSCASTNSVPVKRLPHVSHIMKPYARPPEDILSLKEHQLLKNFITHKAPCNLLFFGLKPQFLDLAIFNTEGTTIFLEDDFEKLRTRKLKGMQVYVVKYHKKASEAYELLKHARTNPACTPQEGLLHGSHCKLALTGLPGIVCKRKWDVVVIDGPRGDRPEAPGRMEAIYTAAMIARAGNTTDVFVHDIDRMIEKWYSWEFLCHENLVSSKGNLWHFRIKGNSWSARFCSEAPPLIQ; encoded by the coding sequence atgcCATTGAAGAATCTCATCTTTGTCCTTTTCATTATTTTCTCAACCATTTCCCTCCTTACAGTCTTTAAATTTACAAACATTAGTTCACCCCccatccttctcccttctccactCCTTTCAAATTCATGTGCTTCTACAAATTCTGTACCTGTGAAACGCCTGCCTCATGTATCACATATAATGAAACCTTATGCCAGGCCCCCTGAAGACATCCTCAGCTTAAAAGAGCACCAGctcctcaaaaattttataaccCACAAAGCCCCCTGCAACCTCCTTTTCTTTGGACTTAAACCACAATTCCTTGACCTTGCCATCTTCAATACTGAAGGTACTACTATCTTTCTAGAAGACGACTTCGAAAAGCTCAGAACTCGAAAACTCAAAGGCATGCAGGTCTACGTGGTTAAATACCATAAGAAAGCTAGTGAAGCATACGAGCTACTTAAGCATGCTAGAACAAACCCTGCCTGCACACCACAAGAAGGTCTCCTCCATGGATCACATTGCAAGCTAGCACTCACTGGGCTGCCAGGCATAGTGTGCAAGAGAAAATGGGACGTGGTGGTCATCGATGGACCAAGAGGAGACCGACCAGAGGCACCAGGCAGGATGGAGGCAATCTACACGGCTGCCATGATTGCTAGAGCTGGTAACACAACAGATGTTTTTGTCCATGACATAGATCGGATGATTGAGAAGTGGTACTCTTGGGAGTTCTTGTGTCATGAAAATTTGGTTTCTTCCAAGGGAAACCTATGGCATTTTAGAATAAAAGGAAACTCCTGGTCTGCTAGGTTTTGCTCTGAGGCTCCACCTCTGATTCAGTAG
- the LOC140850833 gene encoding uncharacterized protein isoform X2, with translation MACRTVRRSSVLLSEPWPWRPPSLHRPPPLLLRPSRATVFHGASLLRCSHSEAPSPASSSSSSSPQDDQGPPQEAVLKAISEVSKSEGRVAQTTNIVIGGTVTDDASNEWLVLDQKVNSYPMTRGFTAIGTGGDDFVQAMVVAVESVLQQPIPKGRVTQKLSSRGKYVSVNIGPIRVVSSEQV, from the exons ATGGCGTGTCGAACCGTGCGGCGCTCCTCCGTCCTCCTCTCGGAGCCATGGCCATGGCGCCCCCCCTCCCTCCACCgacctcctcctctccttctccgaCCATCTAGGGCTACGGTTTTCCACGGAGCTTCCCTTCTTCGGTGCTCCCATAGCGAGGCGCCGTCGCccgcctcttcctcttcttcttcctctcctcaggATGACCAGGGTCCGCCCCAGGAGGCCGTCCTCAAGGCCATCTCCG AAGTATCAAAGTCTGAAGGAAGGGTTGCACAAACCACAAATATTGTCATTGGTGGTACAGTGACAGATGATGCTAGCAATGAATGGCTTGTTCTAGATCAGAAG GTAAACTCATATCCCATGACAAGAGGGTTCACTGCAATAGGAACCGGAGGTGATGATTTTGTCCAAGCAATGGTTGTTGCTGTTGAATCTGTACTTCAGCAACCAATTCCAAAG GGTCGTGTGACTCAGAAACTGTCTTCAAGGGGCAAGTATGTATCCGTAAACATTGGACCTATTCGTGTTGTCTCCAGTGAGCAG GTTTGA
- the LOC140850833 gene encoding uncharacterized protein isoform X3 gives MACRTVRRSSVLLSEPWPWRPPSLHRPPPLLLRPSRATVFHGASLLRCSHSEAPSPASSSSSSSPQDDQGPPQEAVLKAISEVSKSEGRVAQTTNIVIGGTVTDDASNEWLVLDQKVNSYPMTRGFTAIGTGGDDFVQAMVVAVESVLQQPIPKGRVTQKLSSRGKYVSVNIGPIRVVSSEQVQAVYNAMRRDDRMKYFL, from the exons ATGGCGTGTCGAACCGTGCGGCGCTCCTCCGTCCTCCTCTCGGAGCCATGGCCATGGCGCCCCCCCTCCCTCCACCgacctcctcctctccttctccgaCCATCTAGGGCTACGGTTTTCCACGGAGCTTCCCTTCTTCGGTGCTCCCATAGCGAGGCGCCGTCGCccgcctcttcctcttcttcttcctctcctcaggATGACCAGGGTCCGCCCCAGGAGGCCGTCCTCAAGGCCATCTCCG AAGTATCAAAGTCTGAAGGAAGGGTTGCACAAACCACAAATATTGTCATTGGTGGTACAGTGACAGATGATGCTAGCAATGAATGGCTTGTTCTAGATCAGAAG GTAAACTCATATCCCATGACAAGAGGGTTCACTGCAATAGGAACCGGAGGTGATGATTTTGTCCAAGCAATGGTTGTTGCTGTTGAATCTGTACTTCAGCAACCAATTCCAAAG GGTCGTGTGACTCAGAAACTGTCTTCAAGGGGCAAGTATGTATCCGTAAACATTGGACCTATTCGTGTTGTCTCCAGTGAGCAG GTCCAAGCTGTATATAATGCCATGAGGAGGGATGACAGAATGAAGTATTTTTTGTAG
- the LOC140850833 gene encoding uncharacterized protein isoform X1, producing the protein MACRTVRRSSVLLSEPWPWRPPSLHRPPPLLLRPSRATVFHGASLLRCSHSEAPSPASSSSSSSPQDDQGPPQEAVLKAISVSKSEGRVAQTTNIVIGGTVTDDASNEWLVLDQKVNSYPMTRGFTAIGTGGDDFVQAMVVAVESVLQQPIPKGRVTQKLSSRGKYVSVNIGPIRVVSSEQVQAVYNAMRRDDRMKYFL; encoded by the exons ATGGCGTGTCGAACCGTGCGGCGCTCCTCCGTCCTCCTCTCGGAGCCATGGCCATGGCGCCCCCCCTCCCTCCACCgacctcctcctctccttctccgaCCATCTAGGGCTACGGTTTTCCACGGAGCTTCCCTTCTTCGGTGCTCCCATAGCGAGGCGCCGTCGCccgcctcttcctcttcttcttcctctcctcaggATGACCAGGGTCCGCCCCAGGAGGCCGTCCTCAAGGCCATCTCCG TATCAAAGTCTGAAGGAAGGGTTGCACAAACCACAAATATTGTCATTGGTGGTACAGTGACAGATGATGCTAGCAATGAATGGCTTGTTCTAGATCAGAAG GTAAACTCATATCCCATGACAAGAGGGTTCACTGCAATAGGAACCGGAGGTGATGATTTTGTCCAAGCAATGGTTGTTGCTGTTGAATCTGTACTTCAGCAACCAATTCCAAAG GGTCGTGTGACTCAGAAACTGTCTTCAAGGGGCAAGTATGTATCCGTAAACATTGGACCTATTCGTGTTGTCTCCAGTGAGCAG GTCCAAGCTGTATATAATGCCATGAGGAGGGATGACAGAATGAAGTATTTTTTGTAG